From the genome of Paracidovorax avenae:
CGGCAGGAGCCCCCTGCATGGGCAGCCGCACCCAGATGGCCGCCACGCGAATCTCGATGCCGCGCAGTTCCGCGTCGCGCAGCCGCACCTGGCCGGACAGCGGGCGATCGTCATCGGGTGGCGGCGGCCGGGGCAGGTCGCGCTCGCCGGACAGGAACTCCCCCCGGGGACCCAGCACCTGGTAATAGACGATGTCGGATTCATCCGCGCGCAGGATCTCGCCGGCGGGCTGCGGCAGGTTGAACTGCGCGCGGCCGTCCTGCACCGTGACGAGTTGCGCGAGCGCGTGGGCGTTGTACTCCAGGGCGCGGTCGAAGGGCTTGTTCGCCAGCCCCTGGGCGACGAGCCAGGTCAGCGCCAGGCTCACCGGCCACAGCAGCAGCAGCGGCGTGAGCATCCAGTCGAGGATCTCCCCGAAAAGCGACCGCTGTTCGCGCTGGAAGATCTTCAAGGCACGTCGCCCGCTGCAGGAGGAGGCCGCACTAGGGCCTGTGAACGCTATGCAAGGGGATCGCGTTGCTTCGCAAAGGGGCTGGGTGCAAGGCGCCTGGGCGTAGCAAGGCCGGGGCCTTGCAAGCACGGGCAACGCCGCAAACGGCCCCTTCGCGGAGCAACCCGAAGGGAAGCCCATCACAGCCCGCCCCTCGGCGTTGCCCTCCTTGTACGTGTGGACACACGCACGGCGTCGCGCGCCTCGATGGGCGGGCTGTGATGAGCTTCGCGACCCCTTGCATAGCGTTCACAGGCCCTAAGCGGCGACCTTCTCCAGGCAGTAGCCCAACCCCCGCACCGTGGCGATGCGGATCGGCCCGCGCTCGATCTTCTTGCGCAGGCGGTGGATGTACACCTCGATGGCGTTGTTGCTCACTTCCTCGCCCCACTCGCAGAGCCGCTCCACCAGTTGCTCCTTGCTCACCAGCCGCCCGGCGCGCTGCAGCAGCACTTCCAGCAGGCCCAGTTCGCGGGCGGACAGTTCCACCAGCTTGCCGTCGATGGTGGCCATGCGCCCGGCCTGGTCATAGACGAGCGGACCATGCCGGATGGTGCTGCTGGTGGCTCCCATGCCGCGGCGCGTGAGGGCGCGCACCCGCGCCTCCAGTTCCTGCAGCGAGAAGGGCTTGGCCATGTAGTCGTCGGCGCCGTAGTCCAGGCCCTTCACGCGCTCGTCCACGCTGTCGGCCGCCGTGAGTATCAGCACGGGCAGCGCCGAGCCGCGGCCGCGCAGCCGCTTGAGCACGTCCAGCCCATGCATGCGCGGCAGGCCGAGATCGAGGATCAGCAGGTCGAATTCCTGCGTCGTCGCGAGCACGGTGTCGGCGTCGCTGCCGCTCGCCACATGGTCCACCGCGGCCCCGGACCCCCGCAGCGTGCGCAGCAGTCCATCCGCCAGAACCTGATCGTCTTCGGCAATGAGGATGCGCATGGGCCTGTCTCCGGTGTTCTTGGGAATGCGCCGCAGGCGGTCTGGCCGGCATCCGGGCGCTCCGCCGATTCTAGGGACATCGGCCGGCGGGCGGGACGGGACGGAGGCGGACCCGGATCACGGCTCCACGCCATCGCCTCCCGCATAGGCCTCCAGGCCCAGCCGCACGACGGCGGCCACGGCATCGCCCACCTCCGCGCCGAACTCCGCCTCGGCCTGCGCGACCGCGCCGCGGAAGGCCTGCAGCCAGGCCAGGCCCGTGGGGGTGAAGCGCACCTGCCGCGCGCGCGCGTCACGCGGGTCGGGCTCCCGTGCCACGAGGCCCCAGGCTTCGCACTGGTCCACCAGCGCGGCCATCGACTGCTTGGCCATGCCGGCGCGCGCCGCCAGGTCGGTGAGGCGGTCGCCCTGCAGGGACAGGTGGCGCGTGATGTGGATGTGGGCCGCGCTGACCTGGTCGCGGGCGGCCAGGTGCGACAGCGCCAGGGGGACCTGCACGTCGTGCGCCATCAGTTCGAGCACGCGCGCGTCGAAGCGGCGCATGGCATGGCCGAGCAGGCGGCCCAGGTGGGTGAGGCGCCACACGTCGTCCCGGGTGGCCAGCGTGGCCGAAGGTGGCTGCGGAAATGGGGAAAAAGCCATGCACCAATTGTCAGGCAAACTGACCAAAAATTGCATTGTTTGGAAAGTATCTCGCCCCTACACTACTGGTCAAGCATCCAGCCTGTGATTGAAGACAGCCACCCCCTGGCATCGCACTCGCCGGCCTTCCTTTCCACGTTTTCCTCTTTCAGGAGCACTCCATGGACGCACCCGTCAAGAACAACGCCGCCAACAGCGAAAAGGCCAAGGCCCTGCAGGCAGCCCTCGCCCAGATCGAAAAGCAGTTCGGCAAGGGCACCATCATGCGCCTGGGTGAAGGCGAAGCCATCGAAGACATCCAGGTAGTCTCCACCGGCTCGCTGGGCCTGGACGTCGCCCTGGGCGTGGGCGGCCTGCCCCGCGGCCGCGTGATCGAGATCTACGGTCCCGAATCCTCCGGCAAGACCACGCTCACGCTGCAGGTCATCGCCGAGATGCAGAAGCAGAACGGCACCTGTGCCTTCGTCGATGCCGAGCATGCGCTCGACATCCAGTACGCCCAGAAGCTCGGCGTGCACGTGCCCGACCTGCTCATCAGCCAGCCCGACACCGGCGAGCAGGCCCTGGAAATCGTGGACAGCCTCGTGCGCTCCGGCGCCGTGGACCTGATCGTGGTGGACTCGGTCGCCGCACTGACTCCCAAGGCCGAAATCGAAGGCGAGATGGGCGATGCACTGCCCGGCCTGCAGGCCCGCCTGATGAGCCAGGCGCTGCGCAAGCTCACCGCCACGATCAAGAAGACGAACTGCATGGTCATCTTCATCAACCAGATCCGCATGAAGATCGGCGTGATGTTCGGCAGCCCCGAGACCACCACGGGCGGCAACGCGCTGAAGTTCTACGCCTCCGTGCGCCTGGACATCCGCCGCACCGGCACCATCAAGAAGGGCGACGAGGCCATCGGCAACGAGACCAAGGTGAAGGTGGTGAAGAACAAGGTGAGCCCGCCCTTCAAGACGGCCGAGTTCGACATCCTCTTCGGCGAAGGCATCAGCCGCGAGGGCGAGATCATCGACATGGGCGTGAACGCCCGCATCATCGAGAAGAGCGGCGCCTGGTACGCCTACAACGGCGAGAAGATCGGCCAGGGCCGCGACAACGCACGCGAGTTCCTGCGCGAGAACTCCGACCTGGCCCGCGAGATCGAGAACAAGGTGCGCGACGGCCTGGGCGTCTCGCAGCTGCCTCCCGTGGCAGCTGGCGCCGCTGCCGGCGACGAGGCCTGATCCACTGGGCACCCGAAGCGCCGGCCTGCCGCTTTTCGCGGCGGGCCGGCGCGGCTGCGACTCCCATGGGGCTTTCTTCCCCTCTCTCCCTCAAGGGCCGCGCGCTGCGCCTGCTGGCGCAGCGCGAGCATTCACGCCCCGAGCTCGAGGCCAAGCTCGCCCGCCATGTGCAGGAAGGCGACGACCTGCGCGCGGTGCTGGACGAACTCCAGGCCAAGGATTTCATCAATGCCGGCCGCGTGGCCGAATCCGTGGTGCACCGCCGCGCTGCGCGGCTGGGCACGCAGCGCGTGGTGCAGGAGCTGCGCGCCAAGGGCCTGGACGACGCGCTCGTGCGTGAAACCGCCGAGCGCCTGCGCGGCAGCGAAGCGGCGCGCGCCCTCGCCGTCTGGCGCCAGCGTTTCGGCACGCCCCCGGAAACGCCCCAGGAACGGGCACGCCAGATACGCTTCCTCGCGGCACGCGGCTTCCCGGGCGATGTGGTGCGGCGCGTGGTCGGCGGCCGCATGGAGGCCGACGACGACCTGCCGGAATGAAGAAGCCACCATGGCGGCCCGCCCGGCTCGCCGGTGGCAGGCAAAAAGGGCGCTACCCCAGCAGCCGCTCCGGGTTCGCGTCGATCTTGGCGAGCGCGTCGCGCGTCGCGCGCATCGTGAGGGCTTCCTCTTCCTGCGGCACCAGCAGGCCTGCCTGCAGGTAGGCGGCCATCCGCCGCAACTGCAGCAGGTAGCTGCTGCCGTCCGGCGCCGCGAAAAGATGCAGCTGCCGGCGCTCGCTGTGCCATGCGTACTGCACCTGCGCCGAGGCCCCGTTGTGGTCCAGCGTGAACCACGCCCCCAGCTGCAGTTCGCGCGCCCAGGCCACCATGGCCTCGTCCACGGGCGTGCCGTTGTCCGCCGCCACGTGGATGGACGAGGCATCGATGCCCAGCATCATTTCCAGGTAGTCGGCATCGAGCGGCATGTCGCCCAGCGTGGCATCGCTCATGTAGTCTTCGAGGTGGTCCAGGCGCCGGGCCATCGCATCGATGTGCGCCTGCGGGATGGAAGCCGTCTTGGAGAGGAAGGCGTCGGCGAGCGTATCGGTGAGGATCTTGATGTGCACGTCCTGCGGCGCGCCGGTCACGCCCAGCAGCTCCAGGCCCTGCCGCAGCCGCTGCAGCAGGCCCGGCAGGCTCTGGATGACCTGGGCACGCTCCGCACGCTGGGGCTTGGCGCTGGCCGCCCACACGAGGTCGGTGGCCGCCCGCTTGAACGCGGCCGTGTCCGCATGCTGCGCGCCGCTGCGCACGGCCGACAGCGCCAGCACTTCGGCCCAGGTCTTGAACAGGAAGCTGCGGATCTCGTCGCGCACCGGCATGTCCTTGAGCAGGTTGCGCAGTTCGATGGTGTACTGGATCGCCATCGTCTCCTTCTGCTCCACCTGCTGCGCCACGCTCACGATGCGCGAGGTGGCCTGGGGCGCCGTGAGGAACCTGGAAATGAAGGCCTCGAACTCCGCGAGCACCAGCTGGAACACCCGCTGCCCCGTTTCCGGATACTGCTCGATCACCTGCACCACGCGCCGGATCTCGGCCTCCAGGGCGCTGCCCTGGATCGCCGCGGTGTCGAAACCCAGGACCACGCCGCCCATGCGGTCGATGAGCTGGCGGGCGGGGTGCGCCATGTCGCTGAAGAATTCAGGCTCGGCCAGGGCCACCCGCAGCACGGGAACCTGCAGCCGCGCGAACCACACGCGCACCGCGGGCGGGATGCGGTCTTCGCTCAGGATGCTCTGGAACATCAGCGCGACCACCTCGATGATGGCCTTCTCGCCTGGCGTTTCCGCCTTGGCCTTGAGTTCCGCGCTGCGCTCGCGCGCAGCACCTGCCACCTGCACCACCGCGGCAGGGCTGTGGTAGTCCAGGACCAGGGTGGCGATCTCGCTTTGGTAGAAGCTGTCGGCCATCAGCCGCTGTTCCGCGAGTGCCTGCTGCAGGGCGGCCGAGGCCGGTGCCGCCTGGGCGGGCGCCTCGCCCGCGGCGCCCGCCATGCGCCCGGCACCGGAGGGACTGAACGCCGCGATCGCCGGCTGCACGAGAATGCGGCGCAATTGCCCCATCACGCCCTGCGCGCGCTGGCGGGCCCGGACCAGGGGCGAGCCGTAGGCGGCGGCCTGCGTGCCGGCAAAACCCGAGGCCCCGCCCGGCATGGCCCCCATGGGCCGGGAAGGAGCGCGCAGCCCGCCAGGGGCGGATGGATCGGCGCCCTGCGGCATGGCGCCCATTCCGGAGGCCGGGATCGGTCCCAGTCCCCCCTGCACCGTCGTGCCTCCCGTGCGGCGCACGCGCGAGCGCAGGTCGTCGTCCGGCCGCACGCCCTGCTCCTCGAAGAAGCGGACCAGGGCCTCGTATTGCGCGAGCACCAGGGCACCCAGGGCGCGCTGCAGCGGCTCGAGCAGGG
Proteins encoded in this window:
- a CDS encoding DUF1631 family protein, which translates into the protein METSSTFPSNARRLARLGRQRFIEGLSAGLPALDTELQEFTTHLMGLTATQRVMQERRDLWMRYQQFHGAWIAGAARALRDALATLPSTRSAALSGGFSLAGLELVSDDVVENKILASRIGLSVAERAGPAFDAVRRHLQHLEGEEPGERDLLRPEVLALHLVDPWVACGLLRADLQALLEPLQRALGALVLAQYEALVRFFEEQGVRPDDDLRSRVRRTGGTTVQGGLGPIPASGMGAMPQGADPSAPGGLRAPSRPMGAMPGGASGFAGTQAAAYGSPLVRARQRAQGVMGQLRRILVQPAIAAFSPSGAGRMAGAAGEAPAQAAPASAALQQALAEQRLMADSFYQSEIATLVLDYHSPAAVVQVAGAARERSAELKAKAETPGEKAIIEVVALMFQSILSEDRIPPAVRVWFARLQVPVLRVALAEPEFFSDMAHPARQLIDRMGGVVLGFDTAAIQGSALEAEIRRVVQVIEQYPETGQRVFQLVLAEFEAFISRFLTAPQATSRIVSVAQQVEQKETMAIQYTIELRNLLKDMPVRDEIRSFLFKTWAEVLALSAVRSGAQHADTAAFKRAATDLVWAASAKPQRAERAQVIQSLPGLLQRLRQGLELLGVTGAPQDVHIKILTDTLADAFLSKTASIPQAHIDAMARRLDHLEDYMSDATLGDMPLDADYLEMMLGIDASSIHVAADNGTPVDEAMVAWARELQLGAWFTLDHNGASAQVQYAWHSERRQLHLFAAPDGSSYLLQLRRMAAYLQAGLLVPQEEEALTMRATRDALAKIDANPERLLG
- a CDS encoding response regulator transcription factor, yielding MRILIAEDDQVLADGLLRTLRGSGAAVDHVASGSDADTVLATTQEFDLLILDLGLPRMHGLDVLKRLRGRGSALPVLILTAADSVDERVKGLDYGADDYMAKPFSLQELEARVRALTRRGMGATSSTIRHGPLVYDQAGRMATIDGKLVELSARELGLLEVLLQRAGRLVSKEQLVERLCEWGEEVSNNAIEVYIHRLRKKIERGPIRIATVRGLGYCLEKVAA
- a CDS encoding MarR family winged helix-turn-helix transcriptional regulator, which translates into the protein MAFSPFPQPPSATLATRDDVWRLTHLGRLLGHAMRRFDARVLELMAHDVQVPLALSHLAARDQVSAAHIHITRHLSLQGDRLTDLAARAGMAKQSMAALVDQCEAWGLVAREPDPRDARARQVRFTPTGLAWLQAFRGAVAQAEAEFGAEVGDAVAAVVRLGLEAYAGGDGVEP
- the recX gene encoding recombination regulator RecX, with protein sequence MGLSSPLSLKGRALRLLAQREHSRPELEAKLARHVQEGDDLRAVLDELQAKDFINAGRVAESVVHRRAARLGTQRVVQELRAKGLDDALVRETAERLRGSEAARALAVWRQRFGTPPETPQERARQIRFLAARGFPGDVVRRVVGGRMEADDDLPE
- the recA gene encoding recombinase RecA; the encoded protein is MDAPVKNNAANSEKAKALQAALAQIEKQFGKGTIMRLGEGEAIEDIQVVSTGSLGLDVALGVGGLPRGRVIEIYGPESSGKTTLTLQVIAEMQKQNGTCAFVDAEHALDIQYAQKLGVHVPDLLISQPDTGEQALEIVDSLVRSGAVDLIVVDSVAALTPKAEIEGEMGDALPGLQARLMSQALRKLTATIKKTNCMVIFINQIRMKIGVMFGSPETTTGGNALKFYASVRLDIRRTGTIKKGDEAIGNETKVKVVKNKVSPPFKTAEFDILFGEGISREGEIIDMGVNARIIEKSGAWYAYNGEKIGQGRDNAREFLRENSDLAREIENKVRDGLGVSQLPPVAAGAAAGDEA